In a genomic window of Streptomyces sp. NBC_01231:
- a CDS encoding cytochrome ubiquinol oxidase subunit I has product MAFTLGAHILLVPFGVALPAITLLMHYRGLRKGDPVALLLARRWSAVMAVQFAIGIVTGTVLSFEFGLLWPGMMGRWGDVFGLGFGIEAWAFFLEAILIAIYLYGWRRLKPWTHFWLGLPLPLAALMGAFGIVAANAWMNTPRGFTLDQSGNPVNVDVRKAVFTPMFGPEYWHFVVGVILTAGYVVAGVYAVGWLRGRRDRYHRLGFTVPFSVAAILTPVQFVLGDSIARSVFHKQPVKFAATEIVWKTDTHVPEYMFGRLHPDGSISGGIKIPQLDSILAGFSPDTKVTGLTSVPASDRPTATQATIAHWAFDIMVTIGSLLILLALWYGWCWLRRRDLPRSPWFFRCAALAGAACLLTVECGWITTEVGRQPWIVYQNMRVSDAVTDTRAASLWTMFGIVVVVYALVLASFLTILLKMSGRWRRADEDALAGAAAEDLEGDTPYGPRPLSTTGGRDSRGDE; this is encoded by the coding sequence ATGGCCTTCACCCTGGGCGCCCACATTCTGCTCGTGCCCTTCGGCGTGGCCCTGCCCGCCATCACCCTCCTGATGCACTACCGCGGGCTGCGCAAGGGCGACCCCGTCGCCCTCCTGCTCGCGCGGCGCTGGTCGGCGGTCATGGCCGTCCAGTTCGCCATCGGGATCGTCACCGGCACGGTGCTCTCCTTCGAGTTCGGTCTGCTGTGGCCGGGCATGATGGGCCGGTGGGGCGATGTCTTCGGCCTCGGCTTCGGTATCGAGGCGTGGGCGTTCTTCCTCGAGGCGATCCTCATCGCGATCTACCTGTACGGCTGGCGCCGGCTCAAACCGTGGACGCACTTCTGGCTCGGACTGCCCCTGCCGCTGGCCGCACTGATGGGGGCGTTCGGCATCGTGGCCGCGAACGCCTGGATGAACACCCCGCGCGGCTTCACGCTCGACCAGTCGGGCAACCCCGTGAACGTCGACGTGCGCAAGGCGGTCTTCACGCCGATGTTCGGCCCCGAGTACTGGCACTTCGTGGTCGGCGTGATCCTCACCGCCGGGTACGTGGTCGCCGGGGTGTACGCGGTCGGCTGGCTGCGGGGCCGCAGGGACCGCTACCACCGGCTCGGCTTCACCGTGCCGTTCTCGGTCGCCGCGATCCTCACGCCCGTGCAGTTCGTGCTAGGCGACTCGATCGCCCGTTCCGTGTTCCACAAGCAGCCGGTGAAGTTCGCGGCCACCGAGATCGTCTGGAAGACCGACACCCATGTGCCGGAGTACATGTTCGGGCGGCTGCATCCCGACGGTTCGATCTCCGGCGGGATCAAGATCCCCCAACTGGACTCGATCCTCGCGGGGTTCAGCCCGGACACCAAGGTCACCGGGCTGACGTCGGTCCCGGCGAGCGACCGTCCGACGGCGACCCAGGCCACCATCGCGCACTGGGCGTTCGACATCATGGTGACCATCGGAAGCCTGCTCATCCTGCTCGCGCTCTGGTACGGCTGGTGCTGGCTGCGCCGCCGTGACCTGCCCAGATCGCCGTGGTTCTTCCGGTGCGCGGCGCTTGCCGGCGCCGCCTGTCTGCTGACCGTGGAGTGCGGCTGGATCACCACCGAAGTCGGCCGGCAGCCCTGGATCGTCTACCAGAACATGCGGGTCTCGGACGCGGTGACGGACACCCGTGCGGCGTCCCTGTGGACCATGTTCGGCATCGTCGTGGTGGTCTACGCGCTCGTCCTCGCTTCCTTCCTGACCATCCTGCTGAAGATGAGCGGCCGATGGCGACGGGCCGACGAGGACGCGCTCGCGGGAGCCGCTGCCGAGGACCTGGAGGGCGACACCCCCTACGGACCCCGCCCGTTGTCCACGACCGGAGGCAGGGACAGCAGGGGGGACGAATGA
- a CDS encoding SDR family oxidoreductase, translating to METSGSDGRQPPAHQLLKGQKALVTGANSGIGKATAIGLGRMGADVVVNYVAGRDAAEEVVREIEALGVHAYAHEADVSQEDQVVDMVSRMVKEFGTIDVMVANAGLQRDAPVTEMTLDQWQKVLDVNLTGQFLCAREAAKEFMRRGVVPEVSRSAGKIICMSSVHQIIPWAGHVNYASSKGGVQMLMTTLAQELAPHGIRVNAVAPGAIRTPINRSAWDTPEAEAELLRLVPYRRVGDPDDIANAVAALASDLFDYVVGTTLYVDGGMTLFPGFATGG from the coding sequence GTGGAAACCAGCGGCAGTGACGGTCGCCAGCCCCCTGCCCACCAGCTTCTCAAAGGGCAGAAGGCGCTGGTGACGGGCGCGAATTCCGGTATCGGAAAAGCCACCGCGATCGGTCTGGGGCGTATGGGCGCCGATGTGGTGGTGAATTATGTGGCAGGGCGGGACGCCGCGGAAGAGGTGGTGCGCGAGATCGAGGCCCTCGGCGTCCATGCCTACGCACACGAGGCGGACGTGTCGCAGGAGGACCAGGTCGTCGACATGGTGTCCCGCATGGTCAAGGAGTTCGGGACCATCGACGTGATGGTGGCGAACGCGGGGCTCCAGCGCGATGCCCCCGTCACCGAGATGACCCTGGACCAGTGGCAGAAGGTCCTGGACGTCAATCTGACCGGACAGTTCCTGTGCGCCCGCGAGGCGGCCAAGGAATTCATGCGGCGCGGTGTCGTCCCGGAGGTCTCCCGTTCCGCCGGGAAAATCATCTGCATGAGTTCGGTCCACCAGATCATCCCCTGGGCGGGCCACGTGAACTACGCCTCGTCCAAGGGCGGCGTGCAGATGCTGATGACGACCCTCGCCCAGGAGCTCGCGCCGCACGGGATCCGGGTCAACGCCGTCGCTCCGGGAGCGATCCGCACCCCCATCAACCGCAGCGCCTGGGACACCCCCGAGGCCGAGGCCGAGCTCCTGCGACTCGTGCCCTACCGCCGGGTCGGCGACCCGGACGACATCGCGAACGCGGTCGCCGCGCTGGCGTCCGACCTCTTCGACTACGTCGTGGGGACCACGCTCTACGTGGACGGCGGAATGACGCTGTTCCCCGGTTTCGCCACGGGTGGCTGA